The proteins below come from a single Candidatus Binatia bacterium genomic window:
- a CDS encoding translocation/assembly module TamB domain-containing protein, translated as MSWLFVAVVTVVVAVGLAIALVLIVLPMPATREWVRGELETVLSSALDDEVRITAVPSLWPTWITLQGVSIGGDDAVVRAESLTLELRIPSLTPPRLRVDVVLVQPDLDLVREADGRWNVEKWAGPDESPEPADGGLGIPRWLGRVGLELRDGRIRLAGMSPEPLRLSSLSVSGRLWVGVVRDSVVEVDALSVALGDASRLGLHGTYELEGEQRLHAVLKVDPLVGADLAGLVPELRDDARVAGTVEAEGAVDYPKLALDLTSGDARLVGHGALESENGDQAITVSFDATEIDVAAFVHGAPAGEVTAKMDTSASLRGDEVQRIEGQLTVTKSRLFDVEVENLSVHATTTDGDVDLKVDAATPDNGVRTSLRGSVQLAAPHRARASGDVELNDPAALSEALGTYLSASNLKATITAEVDDPTTDSPTGMLDLKFAPGRLRGVPVDGGELSARLRPDLVSLERLWIGADRTNLEGHAWAQLQGPPDQRAVGGEIRGPLSLALFTNAYGVVETDLKFWGHLEDLGLSALVQTSGPVELPGLEGTFSSRIEATELGGTGGKADLELTGLFAPDASVSRIFGRDDRQTTVRASWARVPTGDTAGPPLDRVEFDARMGDAAKSGGSFQAVVQRRGDQAHVEVPGLEIRPVVGPAWRLVSPAKVDVTADGVAVQDVRVEVGGGRIEAQGHVAGEAGPRNDLAVRVNDIDLALLCELLVVGDECSGKLGASLDVQGSAARPNVIFDLGIDELAASGQDYGTLRASARTEGSGLAIAARIEGGDAGTLDLNGQLPLEAGGRAPAVSMNQPARVQLRATDLQIDVFRALAGRAVRRLDGRATAQVDLRGPLADPRLDGSLTIEDLTFSAAAIGATHRHGRVRLSIDSKRFKLEELTLDEGAITAGGEVRLAGGFPTAFDLWLALDGAEVVSRSEADATASGRVALTGPVDAPHLEGDVTIDRATIRPTIAPGGGKPEPDPSVVVVRRYGSEPAWTSGVPPSLGGEAESRPVRSPLADPRAKAGMPNLYEDLTMIVAVRLGGPVVVRRYDANMRLSGEVYLTKKPDDELRISGGIGGRQGWYIFQGRRFEIRSAYVTFSGETPLDPYLDVSAQYRTGDYLVRIRIAGTAKHPSLDLSSDPALDQSDILSVVLFGKPASQLSDSQGQVLQSQAFALLASYVAPALQRSVLDTLGLTSLTFSMPTGDTAGTIGVGRYIGEDLFISVARDFGGPSGGTSRQLQGLVGSSVTIQYYLTPSVTLQGASSTEGESSVDVIWHRRY; from the coding sequence ATGAGCTGGTTGTTCGTCGCCGTCGTGACGGTCGTCGTCGCGGTCGGTCTGGCGATCGCGCTCGTGTTGATCGTTCTGCCGATGCCGGCCACCCGCGAGTGGGTTCGGGGGGAGTTGGAGACGGTGTTGTCGTCGGCTCTCGACGATGAGGTGAGGATCACCGCCGTGCCCTCGCTTTGGCCGACGTGGATCACGCTGCAGGGCGTTTCGATCGGCGGCGACGACGCGGTCGTGCGCGCCGAATCACTGACGCTGGAACTCAGGATTCCGAGCCTTACGCCGCCGCGGCTCCGGGTGGACGTGGTGCTCGTTCAGCCGGATCTCGACCTCGTCCGCGAAGCCGACGGTCGGTGGAACGTCGAGAAATGGGCAGGCCCGGACGAGAGTCCGGAGCCCGCGGACGGGGGGCTCGGAATCCCGCGTTGGCTCGGGCGCGTCGGACTCGAGCTTCGCGACGGGCGAATCAGGCTCGCCGGGATGTCGCCGGAGCCGCTGCGTCTCTCGTCCCTCTCGGTCTCGGGACGCCTCTGGGTCGGAGTGGTGCGCGACTCGGTCGTCGAAGTCGACGCCCTGTCGGTCGCGCTTGGCGACGCCTCGCGCCTTGGACTCCACGGAACGTACGAGCTCGAGGGCGAGCAGCGCTTGCATGCCGTCCTCAAGGTGGACCCCCTGGTGGGCGCCGACCTCGCGGGGCTGGTTCCGGAGCTTCGCGACGATGCGAGAGTCGCAGGCACGGTGGAAGCAGAAGGAGCTGTGGATTATCCGAAGCTCGCGCTCGACCTTACGAGTGGCGACGCGCGGCTGGTCGGGCACGGAGCGCTCGAGTCCGAGAACGGGGACCAGGCCATAACCGTTTCGTTCGACGCGACCGAGATCGATGTCGCCGCATTCGTACACGGCGCGCCCGCCGGGGAGGTGACGGCAAAAATGGATACGTCGGCGTCGCTGCGCGGCGATGAGGTCCAGCGGATCGAGGGTCAGCTCACGGTGACGAAGAGCCGCCTATTCGACGTGGAGGTGGAAAACCTCAGCGTCCACGCGACCACGACGGACGGCGATGTCGATTTGAAGGTCGATGCGGCGACTCCCGACAACGGGGTGCGCACGTCTCTGCGTGGTTCGGTGCAACTTGCGGCTCCGCACCGCGCGCGGGCATCGGGAGACGTCGAGTTAAACGACCCCGCCGCACTCTCGGAGGCTCTCGGGACCTATCTGTCCGCAAGCAACCTGAAAGCGACGATCACAGCGGAGGTCGACGACCCGACGACCGACAGTCCGACGGGGATGCTCGACCTGAAGTTCGCGCCGGGCCGCCTACGTGGCGTGCCCGTGGATGGCGGTGAACTCAGCGCGAGGCTTCGGCCGGATCTGGTGAGTCTCGAGCGGCTCTGGATCGGCGCTGACCGTACGAACCTCGAAGGCCATGCGTGGGCGCAGCTCCAAGGTCCGCCGGATCAGCGCGCGGTGGGCGGCGAGATCCGCGGCCCGCTCAGCCTCGCGCTCTTCACGAATGCCTACGGCGTGGTCGAGACCGATCTCAAGTTTTGGGGACATCTCGAGGATCTCGGTCTCTCGGCTCTCGTCCAAACGAGCGGTCCGGTCGAGCTGCCGGGATTGGAAGGGACCTTCTCGTCGCGGATCGAGGCGACCGAACTTGGCGGAACCGGGGGGAAGGCCGATCTTGAGCTGACGGGCCTCTTCGCACCGGACGCGTCGGTGTCCCGGATCTTCGGTCGCGACGACAGGCAGACCACGGTGCGGGCCTCGTGGGCACGCGTGCCCACGGGCGACACCGCCGGACCGCCGCTTGACCGCGTCGAGTTCGATGCCCGTATGGGCGATGCGGCCAAGAGTGGAGGGAGCTTCCAGGCGGTGGTGCAGCGGCGCGGCGACCAGGCGCACGTCGAGGTGCCGGGATTGGAGATCCGTCCGGTGGTCGGGCCGGCGTGGCGCCTGGTGTCCCCCGCCAAGGTTGACGTCACCGCCGACGGCGTCGCGGTGCAAGACGTGCGCGTGGAGGTCGGGGGCGGTCGAATCGAGGCACAGGGGCACGTCGCGGGAGAAGCCGGGCCGCGCAACGACCTCGCCGTTCGGGTGAACGACATCGACCTCGCGTTGCTCTGCGAGCTTCTCGTCGTGGGCGACGAGTGCTCGGGGAAGCTCGGGGCGAGTCTCGATGTCCAGGGCTCGGCGGCACGGCCGAACGTCATCTTCGATCTCGGGATCGACGAGCTCGCCGCTTCCGGGCAAGACTACGGAACGCTGCGGGCGAGTGCGCGCACGGAGGGCTCCGGGCTCGCGATCGCCGCACGTATCGAAGGGGGCGACGCCGGTACGCTCGATCTGAACGGCCAGCTTCCGCTCGAGGCGGGAGGGCGGGCCCCGGCGGTTTCGATGAATCAGCCCGCGCGCGTTCAGCTTCGGGCGACGGATCTTCAGATCGACGTTTTTCGCGCGCTGGCCGGTCGCGCCGTGCGCCGGCTGGACGGCCGAGCGACTGCGCAGGTGGATCTTCGCGGGCCGCTTGCGGATCCGCGGCTCGACGGGAGCCTTACGATCGAGGACCTCACGTTCAGCGCGGCGGCTATCGGTGCGACGCATCGCCACGGGCGCGTTCGTCTGTCGATCGACTCGAAGCGGTTCAAGCTCGAGGAACTCACACTCGATGAGGGTGCGATCACGGCGGGCGGCGAAGTCCGGTTGGCCGGGGGCTTCCCGACAGCGTTCGATCTCTGGCTCGCTCTGGACGGTGCCGAGGTCGTGAGTCGGTCCGAAGCTGACGCGACGGCGAGCGGGCGCGTCGCACTCACCGGACCCGTCGATGCCCCGCATCTTGAGGGCGACGTGACGATCGATCGCGCGACCATCCGTCCGACGATCGCGCCCGGAGGCGGGAAGCCCGAGCCCGATCCGAGCGTCGTAGTCGTCCGAAGGTACGGAAGCGAGCCGGCGTGGACGTCCGGTGTTCCCCCTTCGCTGGGGGGCGAGGCCGAGAGCCGGCCGGTGCGTTCTCCTTTGGCCGATCCTCGGGCGAAGGCGGGCATGCCAAACCTCTACGAAGATCTCACGATGATCGTCGCCGTTCGGCTGGGGGGTCCGGTCGTCGTGCGCCGCTACGATGCGAACATGCGGCTCTCGGGTGAGGTGTATCTCACGAAGAAACCAGACGACGAGTTGCGGATTTCCGGCGGCATCGGCGGCAGGCAGGGCTGGTACATCTTTCAGGGACGACGGTTCGAGATTCGCTCGGCGTACGTGACCTTCAGCGGCGAGACGCCGCTCGATCCCTATCTCGATGTCTCGGCCCAGTACCGCACCGGTGACTATCTCGTCCGGATTCGCATTGCCGGAACCGCGAAGCACCCGAGCCTGGATCTCTCGAGCGATCCCGCTCTCGACCAGAGCGATATCTTGTCCGTCGTGCTGTTCGGCAAGCCGGCATCACAGCTGAGCGACTCCCAGGGGCAGGTTCTTCAGAGTCAGGCGTTCGCGCTTCTGGCCTCGTACGTGGCGCCGGCACTGCAGCGGTCCGTGCTCGACACCTTGGGCCTGACGAGCCTGACCTTCTCGATGCCGACCGGTGACACCGCCGGTACGATCGGGGTCGGGCGCTACATCGGCGAGGACCTATTCATCTCCGTCGCGCGTGATTTCGGTGGTCCGAGTGGGGGCACGAGTCGGCAGCTCCAGGGGCTCGTGGGTTCGTCGGTGACGATCCAGTACTACCTGACGCCGTCGGTGACCCTGCAGGGCGCGTCGTCGACCGAGGGCGAGAGCAGTGTAGACGTGATCTGGCACCGGCGGTATTGA
- a CDS encoding VOC family protein: MKGRITQVDHLGIYVTDIDAAVRFWRDVVGLECTGPEDNPEHGIRLAHVCVNGLELELIEAPVEKTQLRHMPYQGPGIYHVGLRTDDVPAAMSRLQEAGLRALDPEPREGEGMRVQFASPDGPSQGVMIEVVERLRPPPADRKS, translated from the coding sequence ATGAAGGGTCGCATCACTCAGGTCGATCATCTCGGAATCTACGTCACCGACATCGATGCCGCCGTGCGATTCTGGCGCGACGTCGTCGGTCTCGAATGCACGGGTCCGGAGGACAATCCCGAACACGGCATCCGGTTGGCGCACGTTTGCGTGAACGGACTGGAGTTGGAGTTGATCGAGGCGCCCGTCGAGAAGACGCAGCTTCGGCACATGCCCTACCAGGGGCCGGGGATCTACCACGTAGGTCTGCGCACCGACGACGTGCCGGCTGCGATGTCCCGCCTACAGGAGGCCGGGCTTCGCGCGCTCGACCCCGAGCCGCGAGAAGGCGAGGGCATGCGCGTTCAATTCGCGTCGCCCGACGGGCCGAGCCAAGGTGTGATGATCGAGGTCGTGGAGCGCCTGCGGCCCCCACCGGCGGACCGGAAAAGCTGA
- a CDS encoding MaoC family dehydratase, with the protein MTPYNDKPFEAFRIGDRASFTKTFTAEDVAQFAALCGDEHPAHRDGDYSRESRYGRPVVHGMLTASLLSTTNGLLLGTPGAISIEQTLRFLRPVFIGDTITATSEIVKLLPEQRRLRCRTTCTNQDGDSVLVGDALEGK; encoded by the coding sequence ATGACCCCCTACAACGACAAGCCCTTCGAGGCGTTCCGAATCGGCGACCGCGCCTCGTTCACGAAGACGTTCACAGCCGAGGATGTCGCGCAGTTCGCCGCGCTCTGCGGAGACGAGCATCCCGCCCACCGCGACGGCGACTACTCCCGCGAGAGTCGCTACGGGCGCCCGGTCGTCCATGGGATGCTGACCGCGAGTCTGTTGTCGACGACCAACGGACTCCTGCTGGGAACGCCCGGCGCCATTTCGATCGAGCAGACGCTCCGGTTCCTGCGCCCCGTGTTCATCGGCGATACGATCACGGCGACATCCGAGATCGTGAAGCTCCTACCCGAACAGCGCCGCCTCCGCTGTCGCACGACCTGCACGAATCAGGACGGCGATTCGGTACTCGTCGGCGACGCACTCGAAGGGAAGTAG
- a CDS encoding coproporphyrinogen-III oxidase family protein — translation MSVEDLYPVDRVRHMPFFYYPTVNTDTDVLTDDTRGAFTRDLTVRNEGRKAILYLHVPFCRTHCSFCFYNINVVQEEDPVMRAYTDALLAEMKFYSKTAYAQGLSIEHVFIGGGTPTRLPDAQLRRVLEGLREHFDLSRVVDFTIEMNLETMSPSNLELCHELGVNRVSFGWQTSVPRLRKFLALVPSEETLADRLSHLERLGYPLIWDIMYALPGQTTEDWNVDLQRSIELGVACIDIHRTDLVPPAPLYHLVRERKLEVPTQAEALEQYLLAYRTLIDAGYEFNTFQQFNRPDVPSAVSHYGRYYYRSSHDLLALGPGAMGIANNWAYMNERDIAQYAGLAKEGGPFLSCAHHVSDPTWQERDFVLGMGQLWSVPKDLLRGPLTPQQDAALDKLIGHGAVVETEDEYRLADDAIGYHFSVAGEFQTKQEVGRNVGYLRSMPSEIVWNSSRKRKSERV, via the coding sequence ATGTCGGTTGAAGATCTGTACCCGGTCGACCGGGTGCGACACATGCCATTCTTCTACTATCCGACGGTCAACACCGATACGGATGTGCTGACGGATGACACACGAGGGGCCTTCACTCGTGACCTGACCGTTCGCAACGAGGGCCGGAAGGCGATCCTCTACCTTCACGTGCCGTTCTGCCGCACGCACTGCTCCTTTTGCTTCTACAACATCAACGTCGTCCAGGAGGAAGACCCGGTGATGCGCGCGTACACCGACGCGCTACTCGCCGAGATGAAGTTCTACAGCAAGACTGCCTACGCGCAGGGGCTGTCGATCGAGCACGTATTCATCGGTGGCGGGACGCCCACGCGTCTCCCGGATGCGCAGCTTCGCCGGGTTCTCGAGGGCCTCCGCGAGCACTTCGATCTGAGCCGCGTCGTCGATTTTACGATAGAGATGAACCTCGAGACGATGAGCCCGTCGAATCTCGAACTCTGCCACGAGCTCGGCGTGAACCGCGTGAGCTTCGGCTGGCAGACCTCCGTCCCTCGACTGCGGAAGTTCCTCGCGCTCGTGCCGTCGGAAGAGACCCTGGCGGATCGCCTGAGCCATCTCGAGCGGCTCGGCTACCCGCTGATCTGGGACATCATGTACGCGCTGCCCGGGCAGACCACCGAGGACTGGAACGTCGACCTGCAGCGATCGATCGAGCTCGGCGTTGCGTGCATCGACATCCACCGAACCGACCTCGTACCGCCGGCGCCTCTGTACCACCTGGTGCGGGAACGGAAGCTAGAAGTCCCGACGCAGGCCGAGGCGCTCGAGCAATATCTGCTCGCGTACCGCACGCTGATCGATGCCGGCTACGAGTTCAACACGTTCCAGCAGTTCAACCGGCCCGACGTGCCGAGCGCGGTGTCCCACTACGGACGCTACTACTATCGCTCGTCGCACGACCTGCTCGCACTCGGACCGGGCGCCATGGGCATCGCGAACAACTGGGCCTACATGAACGAGCGCGACATCGCGCAGTACGCCGGGCTCGCGAAAGAAGGCGGGCCCTTCCTGTCGTGCGCGCACCACGTGAGCGACCCGACCTGGCAGGAGCGCGACTTCGTGCTCGGCATGGGCCAGCTCTGGTCGGTCCCGAAGGATCTCCTCCGAGGCCCGCTCACGCCTCAGCAGGACGCGGCGCTCGACAAGTTGATCGGCCACGGCGCCGTCGTGGAGACCGAAGACGAGTACCGACTGGCGGATGACGCCATCGGGTATCACTTCTCGGTCGCCGGCGAATTTCAGACCAAACAGGAAGTGGGTCGGAACGTCGGCTACCTTCGCTCGATGCCGAGCGAGATCGTCTGGAATTCGTCCCGCAAGCGCAAGTCCGAGCGCGTTTAG
- a CDS encoding sulfatase → MQFVVTRKPLLALVATLLACSASCRSSNDVALQPVVRLTQQLEGGAPSGAPARCAVADESRPALGCPTRRNVLSSTLPFPEGTTLDVQARLPAELSRGRVVLEPSLMSNDVEGWKSTPPIVLEGHHPGVTLTLPIPENLERTEQIRVRIVGQAIPDESPNFRTKEIAIGPGSTLHVGLAIDSVAADVGAAPTVFQIVANGDFGSREVLRSVVHPEETRERWIDRRVDISALSGQDVRFELRTEVQPAEAGVAVGDWSVPIWGNPQILQSRGRNGQRNVILVSLDTMRGDFVGRDYEGQPLTPELDARAREGASFQQALAPYPSTSASHMSLFTSSYPAEHKVLHAKHVLPAKMPTLAEIFAANSYATAAFTENAMLAAEAGFERGFDDYYENRGLSMWDARGDIEQTLDRGLRWLGHHRGEKFFLFLHSYQVHTPYEPPPEHDVFHAKPLPGEKPRWARMRNRYAGEVVYTDRILRRLFDTLDRLGLSNETIVVVTADHGDEFGEHGSVGHSRTVYDEVLRVPLVFWAPGLIPAGAVVDGQVSLVDLGPTLLDLVRIPPVEALGGESLAPALLHGEPPRNAVRFAEGPSLKHADGRLFSARTEDYKWIGRENLEDPVEIYDLRSDPGEQNNLAEDPELRAQGRELLGVYRAMDAAEPGTAQEREVDTRTQDKLRALGYLD, encoded by the coding sequence ATGCAATTCGTCGTCACCCGCAAGCCGCTCCTCGCGCTCGTCGCAACGCTCCTCGCCTGCTCGGCCTCCTGCCGTAGCTCGAACGATGTGGCGCTCCAGCCCGTGGTGCGCCTCACCCAGCAGCTCGAAGGCGGAGCCCCCTCGGGCGCGCCCGCCCGGTGCGCCGTCGCCGACGAATCGCGACCAGCTCTGGGCTGTCCAACGCGACGCAATGTGCTGAGTTCGACGCTGCCCTTCCCCGAAGGCACGACCCTCGACGTCCAGGCGCGTCTCCCGGCGGAGCTCTCGCGGGGGCGCGTCGTGCTCGAGCCGAGCCTTATGAGCAACGACGTCGAGGGGTGGAAGAGCACGCCTCCCATCGTGCTCGAGGGGCACCATCCGGGCGTGACCCTGACGCTGCCGATCCCCGAGAACCTCGAGCGTACCGAGCAGATTCGGGTGCGCATCGTCGGCCAGGCGATCCCGGACGAATCCCCGAACTTCCGAACCAAAGAGATCGCGATCGGCCCCGGTTCCACCCTGCACGTGGGGCTGGCGATCGATTCGGTCGCCGCTGACGTCGGCGCCGCCCCGACCGTCTTCCAGATCGTCGCGAACGGTGACTTCGGGAGCCGCGAAGTTCTGCGCTCAGTCGTCCACCCCGAAGAAACACGCGAGCGCTGGATCGACCGACGCGTCGACATCTCAGCCCTCTCCGGCCAGGACGTCCGCTTCGAGCTCCGAACCGAAGTCCAGCCGGCCGAAGCCGGAGTTGCCGTCGGCGACTGGAGCGTCCCCATCTGGGGCAATCCGCAGATTCTTCAGTCGAGAGGCCGCAACGGACAGCGCAACGTGATCCTCGTATCCCTGGACACGATGCGCGGAGATTTCGTCGGCCGGGATTACGAGGGACAGCCGCTCACGCCCGAACTCGATGCCCGCGCGCGAGAGGGCGCGTCCTTCCAGCAGGCCCTCGCGCCCTACCCTTCCACGAGCGCGTCGCACATGAGTCTCTTCACGAGCTCGTATCCGGCCGAGCACAAAGTGCTGCACGCAAAGCACGTCCTGCCGGCGAAGATGCCAACGCTCGCCGAGATCTTCGCTGCGAACTCCTACGCGACCGCCGCCTTCACCGAGAACGCCATGCTCGCCGCCGAAGCCGGCTTCGAACGTGGCTTCGACGACTACTACGAGAACCGCGGCCTGAGCATGTGGGACGCGCGCGGGGACATCGAGCAGACGCTCGATCGCGGCCTTCGTTGGCTCGGCCATCACCGCGGCGAAAAGTTCTTCCTCTTCCTCCACAGCTACCAGGTCCACACCCCGTACGAGCCCCCGCCCGAGCACGATGTCTTCCACGCAAAGCCCCTCCCCGGAGAGAAACCGCGCTGGGCCCGTATGCGCAACCGCTACGCGGGCGAAGTCGTCTACACCGACCGCATCTTGCGACGCCTGTTCGACACTCTGGACCGACTCGGCCTTTCCAACGAGACGATCGTAGTCGTCACGGCCGATCACGGCGACGAATTCGGCGAGCACGGCAGCGTCGGCCACTCGCGAACCGTCTACGACGAGGTGCTCCGCGTTCCCCTCGTCTTCTGGGCCCCGGGTCTGATCCCGGCCGGAGCCGTCGTGGACGGACAGGTCTCCCTGGTCGACCTCGGGCCGACCCTCCTCGATCTCGTCCGGATTCCACCGGTCGAGGCCCTCGGCGGCGAGAGCCTCGCCCCGGCGCTGCTCCACGGGGAACCACCGCGCAACGCGGTCCGTTTCGCCGAGGGCCCTTCCCTGAAGCACGCCGACGGGCGCCTGTTCTCGGCGCGTACCGAGGACTACAAGTGGATCGGCCGAGAGAACCTCGAAGACCCGGTCGAGATCTACGACCTCAGGTCCGACCCCGGCGAACAGAACAACCTTGCCGAAGACCCCGAGCTCCGCGCACAAGGCCGCGAGCTACTGGGCGTCTACCGCGCGATGGACGCCGCCGAGCCCGGCACCGCGCAGGAACGCGAAGTCGATACGAGAACGCAGGACAAGCTCCGCGCTCTCGGATATCTCGACTAG
- a CDS encoding Ig-like domain-containing protein — protein MSKQEYMHLGLRSLRRGTGPRGRPSATLLLCLLSFLPLLLSIPEPATAAVLDEVIVTPALPTMAPCEFRQFLATAVFSDGTTQDITAVAEWTTGDSSTAKVSAEHGSRGLVEARAPGDVEIRAALEFGGSRTKGNTVLTIVAGPIVAITTRPTSKNLDVGIPEQYKARAEYADGCSADITPDVTWSSSNGSAAMVSLTGLVNPLQPTEEVIITAAHAPSGLQNSAEDGSTKIKAEITHIDFDVEFLVPNLTTLGAGMVAAVEVYAYRVDDSRTNITKDVKFDIFGPVGVIDITEGGDNAGDVEGLADGFVTLRATDEERALTTTEDIVVLVSGVLVSLDVEPAPFSVSVGDQRTARVFGRLSSGLSTPDLRKVVTWSTSHPSVAVVGNTNEDRGKVTGITVGETALFATEPSTGVVSGAVVVNVGGAVLDVSVEPEEILLGRLMTLPVRAYGSRADGTRSNISGNVTWQIAPAGIATIDEDGVLSTLADGTASIVAIRNPGEEDELTSPPATLVVEGTLVAIRVKPTTFKVIRDQRRKATAEGELSTGKFTSNLRDVVDWAVLDTTVAEVGNGSPAPEEEDPLEKGEVLGVDSGVTTLTATDPIRGLASAEVSNLRVQGDVVSVEVDEANGGVVQVGTPGEYKARATFADESKGVISDRCEWSIDDESIATVNNDTDKGLVTGIEIGGRTTIRIECDGFLASSIVEVAGDITGLEISPETFDGKALRERRFRAAADYAGGARSDATNTVSWNSTNEAVATVNDIDEKGLVQFLSDGETFIFATAASGHVAISTVTVAGGVTSVRVVPKSKTIRGSTGRKLRVIAELSDGGNGIVTKDVTWTSTDEDIARISDREGEEGLALGGSKIGTAMLTASLGTGESGSTEITISSLLASITMRPDRRVIEIGKHRRVTARGHFDDNGKKTVTRYVEFISDDPAVAIVQSFGNRPGRVIAIAPGTTTVRSVDPTTGIVSDNRTIIEVVLP, from the coding sequence TTGAGCAAGCAGGAATACATGCACCTGGGACTACGTAGCCTCAGGCGCGGGACCGGCCCCCGCGGTCGACCCAGCGCCACACTGCTCCTCTGCCTCCTCTCGTTCCTCCCCCTCCTCCTGAGCATTCCCGAGCCGGCAACCGCCGCGGTTCTGGACGAGGTGATCGTCACGCCCGCCTTGCCAACGATGGCGCCGTGCGAATTTCGGCAGTTCTTAGCCACCGCCGTCTTCAGCGACGGCACGACGCAGGACATCACCGCCGTCGCCGAATGGACGACCGGCGACTCGTCCACGGCCAAGGTCAGCGCGGAGCACGGTAGCCGCGGGCTCGTCGAGGCGCGGGCCCCGGGGGACGTCGAGATCCGCGCCGCTCTCGAATTCGGCGGCAGCAGGACGAAGGGCAACACCGTCCTCACGATCGTCGCCGGGCCGATCGTCGCGATCACGACGCGGCCCACGAGCAAGAATCTCGACGTCGGGATCCCCGAGCAGTACAAAGCGCGCGCCGAGTACGCAGACGGCTGCTCGGCCGACATCACGCCGGACGTGACCTGGAGTTCCAGCAACGGGTCCGCCGCCATGGTCAGCCTGACCGGCCTCGTGAACCCACTTCAACCAACCGAAGAGGTCATCATCACGGCCGCACACGCACCGAGTGGACTGCAGAACTCGGCCGAAGACGGCAGCACCAAGATCAAAGCCGAGATCACGCACATCGATTTCGACGTCGAGTTCCTGGTCCCCAACTTGACGACGCTCGGCGCCGGGATGGTCGCGGCGGTCGAAGTCTACGCCTATCGCGTCGACGACTCGCGCACGAACATCACCAAAGACGTGAAGTTCGACATCTTCGGCCCTGTCGGCGTAATCGACATCACCGAAGGCGGCGACAACGCGGGGGACGTCGAAGGACTCGCAGATGGCTTCGTGACCCTCCGCGCGACCGATGAAGAGCGCGCCCTCACGACGACCGAGGACATCGTCGTACTCGTCTCGGGCGTCCTCGTGTCGCTCGACGTCGAGCCCGCCCCCTTCAGTGTCTCGGTGGGCGATCAGCGCACTGCCAGAGTCTTCGGACGCTTGAGCAGCGGCCTCTCCACCCCGGATCTCCGCAAGGTCGTCACGTGGTCCACTAGCCACCCCTCGGTCGCCGTCGTCGGCAACACGAACGAAGACCGCGGGAAGGTAACGGGCATCACCGTCGGCGAAACGGCCCTGTTCGCGACCGAACCGAGCACCGGGGTGGTCTCTGGCGCCGTGGTCGTCAACGTCGGCGGCGCCGTCCTCGATGTCTCCGTCGAACCCGAGGAAATCCTGCTCGGCCGATTGATGACGCTGCCCGTGCGAGCTTACGGCAGCCGGGCAGACGGGACCCGCAGCAACATCTCGGGGAACGTCACCTGGCAGATCGCGCCGGCCGGCATCGCTACGATCGATGAAGACGGCGTCCTGAGCACGCTCGCCGACGGGACCGCGAGCATCGTCGCAATCCGGAACCCGGGAGAAGAAGACGAACTCACATCGCCGCCCGCGACCCTCGTGGTCGAGGGAACCCTCGTCGCGATTCGGGTGAAGCCCACGACCTTCAAGGTCATCCGCGACCAGCGGCGAAAAGCCACGGCCGAGGGCGAGCTCTCGACCGGCAAATTCACGAGTAATCTGCGCGATGTCGTCGACTGGGCCGTCCTCGACACGACGGTCGCCGAGGTCGGAAACGGGTCGCCCGCACCAGAAGAAGAGGATCCGCTCGAGAAGGGCGAAGTCCTCGGCGTCGACAGCGGCGTCACCACCCTGACCGCGACCGACCCGATCCGTGGGCTCGCCTCCGCCGAGGTCAGCAACCTGCGGGTTCAGGGCGACGTCGTCTCCGTCGAAGTCGACGAGGCGAACGGCGGGGTCGTCCAGGTTGGCACTCCGGGCGAGTACAAAGCGCGAGCGACGTTCGCCGACGAATCGAAGGGCGTCATCAGCGACCGCTGCGAGTGGAGCATCGACGACGAGTCGATTGCCACCGTAAACAACGACACCGACAAGGGGCTCGTCACCGGAATCGAAATCGGCGGGCGTACGACCATCCGGATCGAATGCGACGGCTTCCTCGCCTCGAGTATCGTGGAGGTCGCCGGCGACATCACCGGGCTCGAGATCTCGCCCGAAACGTTCGACGGAAAGGCCCTGCGCGAGCGCCGCTTCCGTGCCGCGGCCGACTACGCGGGAGGTGCTCGCAGCGATGCCACGAACACCGTCTCCTGGAATTCCACGAACGAGGCGGTAGCCACGGTCAACGACATCGACGAAAAGGGGCTCGTCCAGTTCCTCAGCGACGGCGAGACCTTCATTTTCGCGACCGCCGCGAGCGGCCACGTCGCGATCTCGACCGTCACCGTGGCCGGCGGGGTGACGAGCGTCCGCGTCGTACCCAAGTCGAAGACGATCCGCGGCAGCACCGGGCGGAAGCTTCGTGTCATCGCCGAACTGAGCGACGGCGGTAACGGCATTGTCACGAAGGACGTCACCTGGACGTCGACCGACGAGGATATCGCCCGGATCAGCGACCGCGAAGGCGAGGAAGGCCTCGCGCTGGGCGGTTCGAAGATCGGCACCGCCATGCTCACGGCAAGCCTCGGCACGGGCGAATCCGGCAGCACCGAGATCACGATCAGCTCGCTCCTCGCGAGCATCACGATGCGGCCGGACCGTCGGGTCATCGAGATCGGCAAGCATCGTCGCGTGACCGCGCGCGGTCACTTCGACGACAACGGCAAAAAGACGGTCACGCGCTACGTCGAGTTCATCAGCGATGACCCCGCCGTGGCGATCGTCCAGAGCTTCGGGAACCGGCCCGGCCGCGTCATCGCCATCGCCCCCGGCACCACGACCGTCCGGAGCGTCGACCCGACGACCGGCATCGTGTCGGACAACCGCACGATCATCGAAGTCGTCCTCCCGTAG